One stretch of Malus domestica chromosome 14, GDT2T_hap1 DNA includes these proteins:
- the LOC103453957 gene encoding large ribosomal subunit protein uL1z-like, producing MNASMAKERNFTETIELQIGLKNYDPQRDKRFGGSVRLPHIPRPKMKVWMLGDAQHVEEAEKIGLDYMDVEGLKKLNKNKKLVKKLAKKYHAFLASEAVMKQIPHLLGPGLNEAGKFPTLVSHQESVESRVSETKATIKFQLKKLVCMGVAIGNVSMEEKQIFQNLQLSVNFLYRC from the coding sequence ATGAATGCGTCCATGGCAAAGGAACGTAACTTCACCGAGACTATTGAACTTCAGATTGGGCTGAAAAATTATGATCCTCAAAGAGACAAACGGTTCGGTGGTTCTGTAAGGTTGCCGCACATCCCTCGTCCAAAGATGAAGGTCTGGATGCTTGGAGATGCTCAGCATGTTGAGGAGGCTGAAAAGATTGGGTTGGACTATATGGACGTTGAAGGGCTAAAGAAGctaaacaagaacaagaagttgGTTAAGAAGTTGGCAAAGAAATACCATGCCTTTTTGGCTTCAGAAGCCGTTATGAAGCAGATTCCCCATCTTCTGGGTCCTGGTCTCAACGAGGCAGGAAAATTTCCAACCCTTGTTAGTCACCAAGAATCCGTCGAGTCTAGGGTTTCCGAGACAAAAGCAACGATCAAGTTCCAACTGAAGAAGCTTGTTTGTATGGGAGTTGCTATAGGGAATGTGAGCATGGAAGAGAAGCAGATATTCCAGAACTTGCAATTGAGCGTTAACTTTCTGTATCGCTGTTGA